A genomic segment from Spinacia oleracea cultivar Varoflay chromosome 3, BTI_SOV_V1, whole genome shotgun sequence encodes:
- the LOC130469975 gene encoding uncharacterized protein, whose translation MMSLLQIGPGFLEKCTHGLTNVATSNILDFIREVLPDASKVPNSFNEAKKLIKDLGLHSDKIDACRNDCMLYWKEHKAATSCHVCHASRWKETETINQDDISNQPSKKKWHDEERDKDELLRHPADGEAWKEFDLKYPNFAKEARNVRLGLASDGFNPFRTMSTQHSTWPVVLINYNLPPWLCMKPEFLMLSLLILGLTSPGNDIDVYLQPLVQELKDLWEYGLDTYDTEKRQTFKMHAALQSTTNDFPVYAMLSGWSTKGKFACPYCHYETDHHHLNNSNISCYFDHRRWLDENYPWRHDMKSFNGEKEERISPNPLTGTQVSSLLENWENKFGKVTTKKEISRLSMEKVLYLPHFAILERLRVSPSFGCHAHRKNICDSVMGTLLDIPRKSKDHHKARLDLQEMGIREEIHPLDTDDEGYVLLPKASFSMKKAKLPQGCASNIARCVQVKEGKILGYKSHDAHIIMQHLLPAAIRKTLPKHIALPLIRLSGFFKEICKRVINPKDLDRLQSEIVETLCELERIFPPSFFDIMVHLLIHLVDEIKHGGPVCDWWMYPIERYLGKLKSYLHAGAKKRSKWFNTSKEKTDEIDEESPLFPKAGYPLGRKKKGKKKGKSYTLDSNTMV comes from the exons ATGATGAGCCTTTTACAAATTGGGCCTGGCTTCTTAGAGAAG TGTACTCATGGGTTAACTAATGTAGCAACTtcaaatattttggattttatcCGAGAAGTGTTACCAGATGCATCCAAAGTGCCTAACTCTTTTAATGAGGCAAAGAAATTGATAAAAGATCTGGGTCTTCATTCTGACAAGATTGATGCATGTCGTAATGATTGTATGCTGTATTGGAAGGAGCATAAAGCAGCGACGTCTTGCCATGTTTGTCATGCTTCAAGGTGGAAAGAAACAGAGACTATAAACCAAGATGATATTAGCAATCAGCCATCTAAGAAA AAGTGGCATGATGAAGAAAGAGATAAAGATGAGTTATTGAGGCATCCGGCTGATGGTGAGGCGTGGAAAGAGTTTGATCTAAAGTACCCAAATTTTGCTAAAGAAGCACGTAATGTTCGTTTGGGGCTTGCAAGTGATGGATTTAATCCATTTCGAACTATGAGCACACAACATAGTACATGGCCTGTTGTTCTAATTAATTACAACTTACCACCATGGTTGTGTATGAAGCCAGAATTCTTGATGTTGTCTCTCCTTATTCTCGGGCTCACCTCTCCTGGGAATGACATTGATGTCTACCTTCAACCATTGGTTCAAGAACTTAAAGATCTGTGGGAGTATGGGTTGGATACCTATGACACGGAGAAGAGACAAACATTCAAGATGCATGCAGCTTTACAATCAACGACCAATGACTTTCCAGTTTATGCTATGTTATCTGGTTGGAGCACCAAAGGGAAGTTTGCATGCCCCTATTGTCACTACGAGACTGATCATCATCACTTGAATAATAGTAACATATCTTGCTACTTTGATCATCGTCGATGGTTAGATGAAAATTATCCTTGGCGGCATGATATGAAGTCTTTTAACGGAGAAAAGGAAGAGAGGATATCTCCAAATCCTTTAACAGGGACTCAAGTTTCAAGCTTGTTGGAAAATTGGGAAAACAAGTTTGGAAAAGTTACAACCAAAAAAGAAATATCCAGATTGTCCATGGAGAAAGTCCTCTATCTTCCACACTTTGCCATATTGGAAAGATTGCGGGTGTCGCCATCATTTGGATGTCATGCACATAGAAAAAACATATGTGATAGTGTGATGGGAACTTTGTTAGACATACCTAGAAAGTCAAAAGATCATCATAAGGCTCGATTAGATCTGCAAGAAATGGGTATAAGGGAAGAAATACATCCTTTAGATACAGATGACGAGGGGTATGTTTTGCTGCCTAAAGCATCATTCTCAATGAAGAAGGCAAAGCTACCACAAGGTTGTGCATCAAATATTGCAAGGTGTGTGCAAGTGAAGGAGGGAAAAATATTAGGGTACAAGAGTCATGATGCTCATATAATAATGCAACACTTGCTTCCCGCAGCAATTAGGAAAACTTTACCAAAGCATATTGCATTACCTCTTATTAGATTGAGTGGCTTTTTTAAAGAAATATGCAAGAGAGTCATCAATCCAAAAGATTTAGATCGCCTTCAATCTGAAATTGTTGAGACTCTTTGTGAACTTGAAAGAATATTTCCACCATCTTTTTTTGACATCATGGTTCACTTGCTGATTCATTTGGTTGATGAAATAAAGCATGGTGGACCAGTGTGTGATTGGTGGATGTACCCTATAGAAAGATACCTCGGAAAGCTGAAATC GTATTTGCATGCTGGTGCAAAGAAGCGATCTAAGTGGTTTAACACAAGTAAGGAGAAAACTGATGAAATTGACGAAGAGTCACCTTTATTCCCTAAGGCAGGTTATCCTCTTGGGAGGAAGAAGAAAGGGAAGAAGAAAGGGAAGTCATACACTCTTGATTCAAACACAatggtgtag